The following coding sequences are from one Candidatus Zixiibacteriota bacterium window:
- the secA gene encoding preprotein translocase subunit SecA has product MANLLTRIFGSKHDRDIKKIAPLVAEINEHYERLSVLTEEELTGKTAEFRQRLAEGATLDDLLPEAFAVVKEACRRHVGKTLEVVGLPVEWNMVPFDVQLIGGIVLHQGKIAEMATGEGKTLVATLPTYLNALAGKGVHIVTVNDYLARRDSEWMGWIYTYLGLTVGCIQNQMTNAERRTQYLCDITFGTANEFGFDYLRDNMAQRVEDRVHRNFGYAIIDEVDSILIDEARTPLIISGQVETTTVHDRYREMLATVETLVRKQTRLINDMVAEAEEILAAEDGDHFQAGTLLLAARRGAPKNKRLLKVEKEPGVAKLITDVESAYMRDKKLHEIDDRLYFFIDEREHTIALTDLGTAQLTKEEQNLFELPDLSSMLSEIEGDQSLAPEERQKRIDAAYAVHAERSEKVHAINQLLRAYSLYEKDVEYVLQDGKVMIVDQFTGRILSGRRYSDGLHQAIEAKEGVKIEAETQTLATITLQNYFRMYEKLAGMTGTAETEAAEFWDIYKLDVTVIPTNKPVIRKDMDDQIFRTRREKYNAIIEEIQTQYNAGRPALVGTTSVEVSETLSRMLKRTGIPHNVLNAKQHQREAEIVAQAGQRSAVTIATNMAGRGTDIRLGPGVVELGGLHIIGTERHEARRIDRQLRGRAGRQGDPGSSLFFLSLEDDLMRLFGGDRLGAIMDRLGVQEGEVITHGMVTRAIERAQKKVEAQNFAIRKHTLEYDDVMNVQRKWIYERRLAALERPSIQEEVVELIEGVLDDLLAEYAPEKDHPEEWNWTGLRDKLREIYLLNFEVRTDDIAEFTQAKLREQLLGAVMAFYRQKEAAYGPEIMRQLERYAVLSTIDRHWRDHLAEMDELRTGIGLRAYHQGMGKPIDIYKREAFKMFEDMVVRIDREAVNLVYKLRVNIPEQSRTDRRRVPQNLQTSHADATNMGLGGGRAPGEPVGAGMRGAGPTGAGAGPAGMAPHERDPMAEASQAGRQARTIKREMPKVGRNDPCPCGSGKKYKKCHGAGEA; this is encoded by the coding sequence ATGGCGAATTTGCTGACCAGGATTTTCGGCTCCAAACACGACCGCGACATCAAGAAGATCGCCCCGCTGGTGGCCGAGATCAACGAGCACTACGAGAGACTCTCTGTGCTGACCGAGGAGGAGCTGACGGGCAAGACGGCGGAGTTCCGGCAGCGGCTGGCCGAGGGGGCGACGCTCGACGACCTCTTGCCCGAGGCCTTCGCGGTCGTCAAGGAGGCCTGCCGCCGCCACGTCGGGAAGACCCTGGAGGTGGTCGGCCTGCCGGTCGAATGGAACATGGTCCCGTTCGACGTGCAGTTGATCGGCGGCATCGTGCTCCACCAGGGGAAGATCGCGGAGATGGCGACGGGGGAAGGGAAGACGCTGGTGGCGACCCTGCCGACCTATCTTAACGCGCTGGCCGGCAAAGGCGTGCACATCGTCACGGTCAACGACTACCTCGCCCGCCGAGACTCCGAGTGGATGGGGTGGATTTACACGTACCTTGGGCTGACGGTGGGGTGCATTCAGAACCAGATGACCAACGCGGAACGCCGCACCCAGTACCTCTGCGACATCACCTTCGGCACCGCCAATGAATTCGGCTTCGACTACCTCCGCGATAACATGGCGCAGCGGGTGGAGGACCGGGTGCACCGGAATTTCGGCTACGCGATCATCGACGAGGTTGACTCGATCCTGATCGACGAGGCGCGCACGCCGCTGATCATCTCCGGGCAGGTCGAGACCACGACTGTCCACGACCGCTACCGGGAGATGCTGGCGACAGTGGAGACGCTGGTGCGCAAGCAGACGCGCCTGATCAACGACATGGTGGCCGAGGCGGAGGAGATCCTGGCCGCCGAGGACGGGGATCATTTCCAGGCGGGCACTCTCCTGCTGGCCGCCCGGCGGGGCGCGCCGAAGAACAAGCGCCTGCTCAAGGTGGAGAAAGAGCCGGGGGTGGCCAAGCTCATCACCGACGTCGAGTCCGCCTACATGCGCGACAAGAAACTGCACGAGATCGACGACCGGCTCTATTTCTTCATCGACGAACGCGAGCACACGATCGCCTTGACCGACCTCGGCACCGCCCAACTGACGAAGGAAGAGCAGAATCTGTTCGAGCTGCCCGACCTGTCGAGTATGCTGTCGGAGATCGAGGGGGATCAGTCGCTGGCGCCAGAGGAGCGGCAGAAGCGGATCGACGCCGCCTACGCGGTCCACGCCGAGCGGTCCGAGAAAGTGCACGCGATCAACCAACTGCTCCGTGCGTACTCGCTGTACGAGAAGGACGTCGAGTACGTGCTGCAGGACGGCAAAGTGATGATCGTCGACCAGTTCACGGGGCGCATCCTGTCGGGGCGGCGGTACTCCGACGGCCTCCACCAGGCGATCGAGGCCAAGGAGGGCGTCAAGATCGAGGCGGAGACGCAGACGCTTGCGACCATCACGCTTCAGAATTATTTCCGCATGTATGAGAAGCTCGCGGGCATGACCGGGACGGCCGAGACCGAGGCGGCCGAGTTCTGGGACATCTACAAGCTCGATGTGACCGTGATCCCGACCAACAAGCCGGTGATCCGTAAAGACATGGACGATCAGATTTTCCGGACGCGTCGGGAGAAGTACAACGCGATCATCGAGGAGATCCAGACCCAATACAACGCGGGCCGGCCGGCCCTGGTCGGCACGACCTCGGTGGAAGTGTCGGAGACGCTTTCGCGGATGTTGAAGCGGACGGGGATCCCGCACAACGTGTTGAACGCCAAACAGCACCAGCGGGAGGCCGAGATTGTCGCCCAGGCCGGGCAGCGGAGCGCGGTGACGATTGCCACCAACATGGCCGGCCGCGGCACCGACATCCGCCTCGGCCCGGGCGTGGTCGAACTGGGCGGCCTCCACATTATCGGCACCGAACGGCACGAGGCCCGCCGCATCGACCGCCAGCTCCGCGGCCGCGCCGGCCGCCAGGGCGACCCCGGATCCTCGCTGTTTTTCCTCTCGCTCGAAGACGACCTCATGCGGCTGTTCGGCGGCGACCGCCTCGGCGCGATCATGGACCGCCTCGGCGTACAGGAGGGGGAAGTGATCACCCACGGGATGGTCACGCGGGCGATCGAGCGCGCCCAGAAGAAGGTCGAGGCCCAGAATTTCGCCATCCGCAAACACACGCTGGAGTACGACGACGTCATGAACGTCCAGCGCAAGTGGATCTACGAGCGCCGCCTCGCCGCGCTCGAGCGGCCGTCCATTCAGGAGGAAGTGGTCGAGCTCATCGAGGGGGTGCTCGACGATCTTCTGGCGGAATACGCCCCGGAGAAGGATCACCCCGAAGAGTGGAACTGGACCGGCCTGCGCGACAAGCTGCGCGAGATCTACCTGCTCAATTTCGAGGTCAGAACGGACGACATCGCCGAGTTCACCCAGGCGAAACTCCGCGAACAGCTCCTCGGGGCGGTGATGGCGTTCTACCGGCAGAAGGAGGCCGCCTACGGCCCGGAGATCATGCGGCAGCTGGAGCGGTACGCGGTGCTGTCGACGATCGACCGCCACTGGCGCGACCATCTGGCCGAGATGGACGAGCTGCGCACGGGGATCGGGCTGCGCGCCTACCACCAGGGGATGGGCAAACCGATCGACATCTACAAGCGCGAGGCTTTCAAGATGTTCGAGGACATGGTGGTGCGGATCGACCGCGAGGCCGTCAACCTCGTGTACAAGCTGCGGGTGAACATCCCCGAGCAGTCGCGCACCGACCGCCGGCGGGTCCCGCAGAATCTTCAGACCAGCCATGCCGACGCCACCAACATGGGACTGGGCGGCGGGCGCGCTCCGGGAGAACCGGTGGGCGCGGGAATGCGCGGCGCCGGTCCGACCGGGGCGGGTGCCGGCCCGGCCGGCATGGCCCCGCACGAGCGGGACCCGATGGCGGAGGCCTCGCAAGCCGGGCGCCAGGCACGCACGATCAAGCGGGAGATGCCGAAAGTCGGGCGCAACGATCCCTGCCCATGCGGATCGGGCAAGAAGTACAAGAAGTGCCACGGCGCCGGGGAGGCGTGA